From Linepithema humile isolate Giens D197 chromosome 8, Lhum_UNIL_v1.0, whole genome shotgun sequence, one genomic window encodes:
- the LOC105674719 gene encoding protein toll-like isoform X2 codes for MISRKINIRHETCLVIFFITMLGIFALECPTNKCECYLTNDNFIATISCTTNSNSVFRIYIEEDALIEIHCSNSPEWSDFDLNMTLLGSYKEIKFDNCNLPSNNSLSDIAHMLGATSVEKLYYSSHNNFNLTLKKHHLNGFKNLTYLRLFDNNLHNLTNEFFYYTTQLMILDLRNNKLKLITPGTFDKLNNLIRLELSSNHLTQLELGIFDKLIALRWLNLGYNYLVTLPEDMFLKLKNLNHLFLYGNNFTDFPKNLLQNNKNLMLIDMSGNRNLTLLDRSFNNMEKLKILWLQVNGLIALPEDLIWGSFQLQFIDLRKNYLESLPKHVFRDAINLKTLLLKSNNIKVLSDYIFKNTNLLEELDLSHNRITSISRNLFNGLHALKKLYMEQNHLRTISFESFSSLKSLKVAIFSNNHLTLQSTFFYPNIVPKSPFHYCRSLKELYLSHNNISDIIFNGLSSTIQILELHSNNISKIRPVLKFLRNSTNLIYLTLYDNPWECNCDAVDFLHFIHTEYREITKISKVSQVICHGINKSVSDMSFYDFCPLDTTAIIIISVLITLTGFIICILGLYYKYQKHIKIWLFAHEWCLRFVTEEQLDKEKSYDAFVSYSHNDHSFIINELIPKLENGPTPYKLCLHYRDCSIYECVSDVIAKSVTNSRRTIVILSPNFLDSVWGKMEFRVSHCQALSEGRAKVILIFYDDIGPINDLDAELKAIITMSTCIQWGDSWFWDKLKYALPHQSIRPKSIVEREVVESGEL; via the exons CATGCTGGGCATTTTCGCTCTCGAATGTCCAACAAATAAGTGCGAATGTTATTTAACGAACGACAATTTTATTGCTACGATAAGTTGTACAACAAATAGTAATTCTGTATTTCGTATCTACATTGAAGAAGACGCATTGATAGAG ATCCACTGCTCTAATTCACCAGAATGGTCAGATTTCGATCTAAACATGACACTATTGGGGAGTTACAAAGAGATTAAATTCGACAACTGCAATTTACCGAGTAACAACAGCTTGAGTgacattgcacacatgctaGGAGCTACAAGCGTagaaaaactatattattCTTCGCACAATAACTTCAATCTTACCTTGAAAAAGCATCATCTGAACGGTTTTAAGAATTTAACATATCTTCGTCTATTCGACAACAACTTACACAACTTGACCaacgaatttttttattataccacTCAGTTAATGATTCTTGATTTaagaaacaacaaattaaaattgattacacCAGGCACATTTGATAagctgaataatttaatacgtcTGGAGCTATCAAGTAATCACTTAACCCAGCTGGAATTGGGAATTTTTGACAAACTCATCGCTTTGAGATGGCTCAACCttggttataattatttagtcaCCTTACCAGAAGATATGTTTCTAAAACTGAAGAACCTTAAccatctttttctttatggaaacaattttacagattttccaaaaaatctcttacaaaataataaaaatctgatGCTCATCGATATGTCAGGCAATAGAAATTTGACCTTGTTGGACAGATCTTTTAACAACAtggagaaattaaaaattttgtggcTCCAAGTTAATGGATTGATCGCATTGCCGGAAGATCTTATTTGGGGATCCTTTCAGCTGCAATTTATTGATTTGAGGAAAAATTATCTTGAATCTTTGCCTAAGCATGTATTTCGGGAtgctataaatttaaaaacattgctATTGAAGTCTAACAATATCAAAGTATTgtctgattatatttttaagaataccAATCTTTTAGAGGAGTTGGATTTATCACATAATCGCATTACTTCCATTTCTCG aaatctgTTTAATGGATTACACGCGTTGAAGAAACTATACATGGAACAAAATCATCTAAGAACCATTTCCTTCGAAAGTTTTAgttctttaaaatctttaaaggTTGCTATATTCTCTAATAACCATCTCACATTAcaatctacatttttttatccaaatatcGTACCCAAATCGCCTTTTCACTATTGCCGTTCattgaaagaattatatttatctcacAACAACATATCTGATATTATCTTTAATGGATTGTCCAGTACAATACAg ATTTTGGAACTACATAGTaacaatatatcaaaaatacgCCCTGTATTGAAGTTTCTCCGAAATTCCaccaatttaatttatttgacattATATGATAATCCGTGGGAATGTAACTGTGATGCTGTGgatttcttacattttattcacaCAGAATATCGAGAGATTACTAAAATATCTAAAGTGTCGCAAGTGATATGTCACGGAATAAATAAATCCGTATCAGATATGAGTTTCTACGACTTTTGTCCGCTTGACACAACagcgattattattataagcgTACTAATTACTCTAACAGGATTTATCATCTGCATTCTtggattatattataaataccagaaacacattaaaatatggcTATTTGCACATGAATGGTGTTTACGGTTTGTAACAGAAGAACAACTGGACAAAGAAAAATCATATGACGCGTTCGTGAGCTACTCGCACAACGATcacagttttataataaacgagTTGATACCGAAGCTAGAGAACGGCCCTACACCTTACAAACTGTGCCTGCATTATAGAGATTGCTCAATATATGAGTGTGTATCGGACGTTATCGCTAAATCCGTTACAAATTCGAGGCGGACGATAGTGATTCTGTCGCCAAATTTCTTGGATAGCGTTTGGGGAAAGATGGAATTTCGTGTCTCACATTGTCAAGCGTTGAGTGAAGGCCGTGCGAAAGTTATACTCATATTCTACGATGATATCGGACCCATCAATGACTTGGATGCAgaattaaaagcaattataaCTATGAGTACGTGTATTCAATGGGGTGATTCTTGGTTTTgggataaattgaaatatgcgCTGCCGCATCAATCCATACGACCAAAAAGCATTGTTGAAAGAGAAGTTGTCGAGAGTGGTGAATTGTAA
- the LOC137001364 gene encoding RE1-silencing transcription factor A-like encodes MSDTSDSDDESRPYVIVQFVTRGRKGSIKQLDIVPRNWLDWNAKTKKIKCKFLPPPYTERDSELLHNIVKNLDTAPTSWPEYTVEIKAHGKTYADALLRLQLLNDKEFAFTSNSNEDQNEKSKKVENSIRKKKLLKNEEQINELFNSVTTVEEFLHEDRLPNESFKILKKTGEKSYAEKIGSSKLSSSSKCENLSKKLEKKNKCTDESAICDTLFEDECMSQQTNDKNYTAMKNDSYEESSKDKHDKDEKFYDLDLFSNNLDQQCQEENVLLFENEIPVISTIPNILTNQLNEGSADVIQQLKSAIEINDTMCLFTSVHRCRSNIIEKH; translated from the exons atgtcTGACACTAGTGATAGTGACGACGAAAGTCGTCCATACGTGATCGTCCAATTCGTGACAAGAGGAAGAAAAGGGTCCATAAAACAACTGGACATTGTGCCAAGAAATTGGCTCGACTGGAACGcgaagacaaaaaaaataaaatgtaaatttcttcCGCCACCATACACTGAGAGAGATTCCGAACTGTTACATAACATTGTAAAGAATTTAGACACTGCACCAACATCATGGCCGGAGTACACCGTGGAAATTAAAGCACATGGAA AAACGTATGCCGATGCTCTGCTtagattacaattattaaatgacaAGGAATTTGCTTTTACAAGTAATTCAAATGAAgatcaaaatgaaaaatcaaagaaagtagaaaattcaattcgcaaaaaaaaacttttaaaaaatgaagaacaGATAAACGAACTATTCAATTCTGTCACGACAGTGGAAGAATTTCTTCACGAGGATCGTCTTCCAAACgaat cttttaaaatattaaaaaagactgGCGAAAAATCATATGCAGAAAAAATTGGTTCTTCCAAATTATCTAGCTCATCTAAAT gcgaaaatttatcaaaaaaacttgagaaaaagaataaatgcaCGGACGAATCTGCAATATGTGATACCTTATTCGAAG aTGAGTGTATGTCACAGCAAACCAACGACAAAAATTACACTGCAATGAAAAATGATTCTTATGAAGAATCTAGTAAAGATAAACATGACAaag atgaaAAATTCTATGACTTGGActtgttttcaaataatttag atcaaCAGTGCCAGGAGGAAAATGTCTTACTGTTTGAAAATGAAATACCCGTCATATCAACTATTccgaatattttaacaaaccAGCTAAACGAGGGTTCCGCTGATGTTATACAACAGTTGAAATCTgcgattgaaataaatgatacAA tGTGCTTATTTACGTCAGTACATCGATGTAGATCAAACATTATCGAAAAACattag
- the LOC105668603 gene encoding THAP domain-containing protein 1-like isoform X1, whose product MFTRIKFWIVWQLNKIFAVLLKIGKMPLCAAIGCRNKSYRKSREQINVEENLEITFHKFPKEKTKKLAWAEAMGLRVEYLPKSAYLCSLHFLEADFDRTSVTCTRLREFAIPHSSTLHDKIEDHETNKNNEAMESELPVEMSFETTENNEAIESELPMEMSFGTSVVNDELALESESEIQTCHMEECERDTKELEDTPRKKLLRKTLVNQRKFYQRQVRTLKQKNKRQEERITKLNTILKELKQKSLLTDEHADLLKTIQHIIMYANILMHVCHTQNL is encoded by the exons ATGTTTACacgtattaaattttggatTGTGTGgcagttaaataaaatatttgcggtattattaaaaattggaaaaatgcCACTTTGTGCAGCCATCGGTTGCCGCAATAAAAGCTACCGAAAAAGTAGAGAACAAATTAATGTTGaagaaaatcttgaaataacatttcacaa ATTTCcaaaagaaaaaactaaaaaattagctTGGGCTGAAGCGATGGGCCTTCGTGTGGAATATTTACCTAAATCTGCATATTTATGCTCATTGCATTTTTTAGAAGCTGATTTTGATCGTACTTCTGTTACATGTACAAGATTAAGAGAGTTTGCGATTCCACat TCAAGTACTTTAcatgataaaattgaagatcatgaaactaataaaaataatgaagcaATGGAAAGCGAATTGCCAGTGGAAATGTCATTTGAAACAACTGAAAATAATGAAGCAATTGAAAGCGAATTGCCAATGGAAATGTCATTTGGAACATCTGTTGTCAATGATGAATTGGCA ttGGAGTCGGAATCAGAAATTCAAACATGTCACATGGAAGAATGTGAAAGAGATACCAAAGAATTAGAGGACACaccaagaaaaaaattattgcgtaaAACATTAGTCAACCAAAGAAAGTTTTATCAACGACAAGTACGAacattaaagcaaaaaaacaaGCGTCAAGAAGAACGAATCACAAagttaaatacaatattaaaggagttaaaacaaaaaagtttattaacaGATGAACATgcagatttattaaaaacaattc AGCATATAATTATGTACGCAAACATTTTAATGCATGTCTGCCACACCCAAAATCTATAA
- the LOC105668603 gene encoding THAP domain-containing protein 1-like isoform X2 has product MFTRIKFWIVWQLNKIFAVLLKIGKMPLCAAIGCRNKSYRKSREQINVEENLEITFHKFPKEKTKKLAWAEAMGLRVEYLPKSAYLCSLHFLEADFDRTSVTCTRLREFAIPHSSTLHDKIEDHETNKNNEAMESELPVEMSFETTENNEAIESELPMEMSFGTSVVNDELALESESEIQTCHMEECERDTKELEDTPRKKLLRKTLVNQRKFYQRQVRTLKQKNKRQEERITKLNTILKELKQKSLLTDEHADLLKTIHLVSSSGYEGKNIYFS; this is encoded by the exons ATGTTTACacgtattaaattttggatTGTGTGgcagttaaataaaatatttgcggtattattaaaaattggaaaaatgcCACTTTGTGCAGCCATCGGTTGCCGCAATAAAAGCTACCGAAAAAGTAGAGAACAAATTAATGTTGaagaaaatcttgaaataacatttcacaa ATTTCcaaaagaaaaaactaaaaaattagctTGGGCTGAAGCGATGGGCCTTCGTGTGGAATATTTACCTAAATCTGCATATTTATGCTCATTGCATTTTTTAGAAGCTGATTTTGATCGTACTTCTGTTACATGTACAAGATTAAGAGAGTTTGCGATTCCACat TCAAGTACTTTAcatgataaaattgaagatcatgaaactaataaaaataatgaagcaATGGAAAGCGAATTGCCAGTGGAAATGTCATTTGAAACAACTGAAAATAATGAAGCAATTGAAAGCGAATTGCCAATGGAAATGTCATTTGGAACATCTGTTGTCAATGATGAATTGGCA ttGGAGTCGGAATCAGAAATTCAAACATGTCACATGGAAGAATGTGAAAGAGATACCAAAGAATTAGAGGACACaccaagaaaaaaattattgcgtaaAACATTAGTCAACCAAAGAAAGTTTTATCAACGACAAGTACGAacattaaagcaaaaaaacaaGCGTCAAGAAGAACGAATCACAAagttaaatacaatattaaaggagttaaaacaaaaaagtttattaacaGATGAACATgcagatttattaaaaacaattc ACTTGGTTTCCTCATCCGGTTAcgaaggaaaaaatatttatttttcctaa